In Oncorhynchus clarkii lewisi isolate Uvic-CL-2024 chromosome 16, UVic_Ocla_1.0, whole genome shotgun sequence, one genomic interval encodes:
- the LOC139368130 gene encoding vesicular glutamate transporter 1-like, giving the protein MEIRPDRFKIVAGQTLGKLHKILEKRQENGETIELTDEGQAVIVEEKEMPVVDCTCFGLPRRYIIAILSGLGFCISFGIRCNLGVAIVSMVNNQTIYKGDKPILVKAQFNWEPETVGMIHGSFFWGYIVTQIPGGFICQKFAANRVFGFAIVATSCLNMLIPSAARTHIACVILVRICQGLVEGVSYPACHGIWAKWAPPLERSRLATTAFCGSYAGAVIAMPLAGVLVQYSGWSSVFYVYGSFGIFWYLFWILVSYESPAAHPTITEQERKYIEEAIGMSAANSTPVTKWNTPWRAFFTSMPVYAIIVANFCRSWTFYLLLISQPAYFEEVFGFEISKVGLVSALPHLVMTIIVPIGGQLADYLRTNKIMSTTNVRKMMNCGGFGMEATLLLVVGFSHTKVVAITFLVLAVGFSGFAISGFNVNHLDIAPRYASILMGISNGVGTLSGMVCPLIVGAMTKHKTREEWQYVFLIAALVHYGGVIFYGLFASGEKQWWAEPEQLSDEKCGILDEDELANETEELYRTSGEGGYGATIQAQDPNGGGGGAGTWVSDWDKTEELVQPPGTNSYLYGGEEDKELT; this is encoded by the exons ATGGAGATACGACCAGATAGGTTTAAAATCGTCGCGGGCCAGACCCTCGGAAAATTACACAA AATCCTAGAGAAGCGGCAGGAAAATGGCGAGACCATCGAGCTCACCGATGAGGGCCAGGCAGTTAtcgtggaggagaaggagatgcCCGTGGTGGACTGCACCTGCTTCGGCCTGCCACGGCGCTATATCATCGCCATCCTTTCCGGCCTGGGCTTCTGCATCTCTTTTGGCATCCGATGCAACTTGGGCGTGGCCATCGTCAGCATGGTCAACAACCAAACCATCTACAAGGGCGACAAACCCATCCTTGTG AAAGCTCAGTTCAACTGGGAACCAGAAACAGTTGGAATGATCCATGGGTCATTTTTCTGGGGATACATAGTAACCCAAATACCCGGGGGATTCATCTGTCAAAAATTTGCAGCCAACAG AGTCTTTGGCTTTGCCATAGTGGCTACCTCATGCCTGAATATGTTGATCCCTTCGGCAGCACGAACTCACATTGCCTGTGTTATCCTTGTCAGGATATGTCAAGGACTCGTGGAG GGTGTTTCATACCCAGCGTGCCACGGTATCTGGGCAAAATGGGCCCCACCTCTTGAAAGAAGTCGATTGGCCACGACAGCCTTTTGTG GGTCCTATGCAGGAGCCGTGATAGCCATGCCACTGGCTGGAGTACTAGTCCAGTATTCAGGGTGGTCATCTGTTTTCTATGTCTATG GCAGCTTTGGGATCTTCTGGTATCTCTTTTGGATCCTGGTGTCGTACGAGAGCCCGGCAGCCCACCCCACCATCACAGAACAGGAGCGGAAATACATTGAGGAGGCTATTGGAATGTCAGCCGCTAACTCTACACCTGTTACG AAATGGAACACGCCTTGGAGAGCCTTTTTCACTTCGATGCCAGTCTACGCCATCATCGTGGCCAATTTCTGTAGAAGCTGGACCTTCTACTTGCTCCTCATCAGCCAACCTGCATACTTTGAAGAAGTGTTTGGGTTTGAGATCAGCAAG GTGGGCTTGGTGTCGGCTCTCCCCCATCTGGTGATGACCATCATCGTGCCGATCGGTGGCCAGCTGGCTGACTACCTGCGCACAAACAAAATCATGAGCACCACCAACGTCCGGAAGATGATGAACTGCGGAG GTTTCGGAATGGAAGCCACCCTGCTGCTAGTGGTCGGGTTTTCTCATACGAAAGTTGTGGCTATCACCTTTTTGGTTCTGGCTGTGGGCTTCAGTGGGTTCGCTATTTCAG GCTTCAATGTGAACCACCTGGACATTGCTCCCCGCTATGCCAGTATCCTCATGGGCATCTCCAACGGGGTGGGCACTCTGTCTGGCATGGTGTGCCCGCTCATTGTTGGTGCCATGACCAAACATAAG ACGCGGGAAGAGTGGCAGTATGTGTTTCTCATTGCTGCACTCGTTCATTACGGGGGTGTTATATTCTACG GACTTTTTGCCTCCGGAGAAAAGCAGTGGTGGGCAGAGCCCGAGCAACTTAGCGATGAGAAGTGTGGAATTCTGgatgaggatgagctggccaatgaGACAGAGGAGTTGTACCGTACTAGCGGAGAAGGAGGCTACGGAGCAACGATCCAAGCTCAGGATCccaacggaggaggaggaggcgcagGAACCTGGGTCTCGGACTGGGATAAGACTGAGGAGTTAGTACAACCACCAGGAACCAATAGCTACCTATacggaggagaggaagacaaggAGCTAACATAG